In the genome of Lacerta agilis isolate rLacAgi1 chromosome 2, rLacAgi1.pri, whole genome shotgun sequence, one region contains:
- the CS gene encoding citrate synthase, mitochondrial has translation MTLLTASSRAAARLLGAKNSSCIVFAARHASASTNLKDVLANMIPKEQSRLKSFRQQYGSTVIGQITVDMIYGGMRGMKGLIYETSVLDPDEGIRFRGYSIPECQKLLPKAPGGAEPLPEGLFWLLVTGEIPSQEQVSWLSREWAKRAALPSHVVTMLDNFPTNLHPMSQLSAAVTALNSESTFARAYSEGISRTKYWEFIYEDSMDLIAKLPCIAAKIYRNLYREGSSIGAIDPALDWSHNFTNMLGYNDPEFIELMRLYLTIHSDHEGGNVSAHTSHLVGSALSDPYLAFAAAMNGLAGPLHGLANQEVLVWLTNLQKELGEDVSDTKLRDFIWNTLNSGRVVPGYGHAVLRKTDPRYTCQREFALKHLPKDPLFKLVAQLYKIVPNVLLEQGKAKNPWPNVDAHSGVLLQYYGMKEMNYYTVLFGVSRALGVLSQLIWSRALGFPLERPKSMSTDGLMVLVGAKSG, from the exons AACTCATCGTGTATCGTTTTTGCTGCTAGACATGCCAGTGCTTCTACG AACCTGAAAGATGTTCTTGCAAACATGATACCTAAGGAGCAATCGAGACTTAAAAGCTTCAGGCAACAATATGGCAGCACAGTCATTGGTCAGATCACTGTGGATATG ATCTACGGGGGCATGAGAGGCATGAAAGGGCTAATATACGAGACCTCAGTCCTGGACCCAGATGAG GGCATCCGTTTCCGCGGCTACAGCATCCCCGAGTGCCAGAAGCTGCTGCCCAAAGCCCCCGGAGGTGCAGAGCCCCTGCCCGAAGGGCTGTTCTGGTTGCTGGTGACAGGAGAGATCCCCTCGCAAGAACAG GTGAGCTGGCTGTCCCGGGAGTGGGCCAAAAGGGCCGCCCTGCCTTCCCATGTGGTGACCATGCTGGACAACTTCCCCACCAACCTTCACCCCATGTCACAACTGAGTGCCGCTGTCACCGCCCTCAACAGCGAGAGCACTTTTGCCCGTGCCTACTCAGAGGGAATCAGCCGGACCAAGTACTGGGAA TTTATCTATGAGGACTCCATGGACTTGATTGCCAAGCTGCCATGTATAGCTGCAAAGATTTACCGCAATCTGTACCGTGAAGGCAGCAGCATCGGCGCCATCGATCCCGCCTTAGACTGGTCGCACAACTTCACCAACATGCTGGGCTATAATGACCCCGAGTTCATTGAACTCATGCGCCTCTACCTCACCATTCACAG TGACCACGAGGGTGGTAATGTCAGTGCCCATACCAGTCACCTAGTGGGCAGTGCCCTCTCCGACCCTTATCTGGCTTTCGCTGCAGCCATGAATGGTCTGGCTGGCCCACTCCACGGTCTTGCAAATCAG GAAGTGCTGGTATGGTTGACGAACTTGCAGAAGGAGTTGGGTGAGGATGTGTCCGACACGAAACTGAGGGATTTCATCTGGAATACTTTGAACTCCGGCAGG GTGGTTCCTGGCTATGGCCATGCAGTGCTGAGGAAGACGGACCCTCGCTACACCTGCCAGAGAGAATTTGCACTCAAGCACCTTCCCAAAGATCCCCTCTTCAAGCTGGTGGCGCAGCTATACAAGATTGTCCCTAATGTGCTGCTGGAACAGGGCAAGGCCAAGAATCCCTGGCCCAATGTGGATGCACATAGTGGGGTCCTCCTGCAG TACTACGGCATGAAGGAGATGAACTACTACACTGTGCTGTTTGGTGTGTCTCGAGCTCTTGGCGTCCTGTCGCAGCTCATCTGGAGCCGGGCGCTTGGCTTCCCCCTGGAGAGACCCAAATCCATGAGCACAGATGGGCTGATGGTGCTTGTGGGTGCAAAGTCAGGTTAA